A single Lactuca sativa cultivar Salinas chromosome 8, Lsat_Salinas_v11, whole genome shotgun sequence DNA region contains:
- the LOC128128081 gene encoding AT-hook motif nuclear-localized protein 10-like, which yields MPHILDAKAGEDVLGKLMWFSQNSTRAVCILSANDAISNVTLQQSATSGGTVTYEGRFEILSLCGSFMVCESDGQRSRTGGLSVSLSGPDGRVLGGNVAGLFTAASPVQMIVGSFVPASQKQRKTEAKIVNTTPVNVGTTSGSSGGGIGSPLVHSNNSNPQGMANMPWR from the exons ATGCCGCATATCCTTGATGCTAAAGCTGGAGAG GATGTGTTGGGAAAATTGATGTGGTTTTCTCAAAACAGCACTCGAGCTGTGTGCATTCTATCAGCTAATGACGCCATATCTAATGTTACACTTCAGCAGTCTGCAACATCTGGTGGAACTGTCACATACGAg GGACGATTTGAGATCTTATCTCTTTGTGGTTCATTTATGGTTTGTGAGAGTGATGGGCAAAGAAGCAGGACTGGTGGTTTAAGCGTGTCACTTTCAGGGCCAGATGGTCGTGTTTTAGGTGGTAATGTGGCTGGCCTTTTCACTGCTGCATCACCCGTTCag ATGATTGTTGGTAGCTTTGTTCCTGCAAGTCAGAAACAAAGAAAAACAGAGGCGAAAATAGTCAACACTACTCCCGTCAATGTGGGGACCACAAGCGGATCTTCAGGTGGAGGGATCGGGAGCCCGCTAGTCCATAGTAACAACAGTAATCCACAAGGTATGGCTAATATGCCTTGGAGGTAA